The Pseudomonas sp. DG56-2 genome contains a region encoding:
- a CDS encoding phosphopantetheine-binding protein, translating to MKLSKELVTQAKATFGTPTYLYDEAVLRSSFNELRDALPECVDIFYALKVNPNLSLVKLIRSYGGNTEVCSLAELEIALKAGVAAQDIILLGPYKKPEEHRRALEVGVFAIVVESESELRKLSTLAGELGCEAPVAIRINPNFSAAGSPWKMGGRPTHFGIQEDTAVANFGDYVAMPNIKIKGIHVYNGTKILDAQSVYDNSAYILDLFRSLSLRYQLDMRMVDVGGGLGIKYYENETELDVAHLKQLIAPLFNAFHHEFPRTRIILESGRFIAGKCGSLLVTVDNIKDNHGKVFAVTDGGTNCHGAAAGSGQVLKRNFRIVKASGSTGAPLSTYHISGPLCSPDDLLGRDVQLETLQEGDLLVVTASGAYGPTASPTLFHSHGHPAEVVVSHNQLFLARARQTALDIRDSHTDVSLQAMLRPAPDAEPAVDTQLATQRQLGDILRVVLKLPEHTVINSDSHLRDDLGLDSLTSMELLISLEDEIDGFFVNPDTIVPGHFNTVATLAGYIDAHRQTRSASRSSEVVEVQHESA from the coding sequence ATGAAGCTTTCCAAGGAACTCGTCACTCAGGCCAAAGCGACGTTCGGGACACCGACGTACCTCTACGATGAAGCGGTGTTACGTAGCAGCTTCAACGAGTTGCGGGACGCATTGCCGGAGTGCGTGGATATCTTCTATGCATTGAAGGTCAACCCGAACCTGTCCTTGGTGAAGTTGATCCGTTCATACGGTGGCAACACCGAAGTGTGCTCGCTGGCAGAGCTGGAAATTGCGCTCAAAGCAGGAGTGGCAGCGCAGGACATCATTCTGCTCGGTCCCTACAAAAAGCCCGAGGAACACCGTCGGGCCCTGGAAGTAGGGGTGTTCGCCATCGTTGTCGAATCTGAAAGCGAGCTGCGCAAGCTCTCGACCCTGGCTGGGGAGCTGGGTTGTGAGGCTCCAGTGGCTATTCGCATCAATCCAAATTTTTCAGCGGCAGGTTCGCCCTGGAAGATGGGCGGGCGGCCCACCCACTTTGGCATCCAGGAAGACACTGCGGTGGCCAACTTCGGCGACTATGTGGCGATGCCGAATATCAAGATCAAAGGTATTCACGTCTACAACGGCACCAAAATCCTCGACGCTCAGTCGGTATACGACAACTCGGCGTACATCCTCGACCTATTCCGCAGTCTCTCTTTGCGCTACCAGTTGGACATGCGCATGGTCGATGTGGGGGGCGGTCTGGGTATCAAGTACTACGAGAATGAAACAGAACTCGACGTCGCCCATCTCAAGCAGCTGATTGCACCATTGTTCAATGCCTTCCATCACGAATTTCCGCGTACCCGGATCATTCTTGAATCGGGCCGTTTTATCGCTGGCAAATGCGGGTCGTTGCTGGTTACCGTCGACAATATCAAGGACAACCACGGCAAGGTCTTTGCTGTCACCGATGGTGGAACCAACTGCCACGGTGCTGCAGCAGGCAGCGGGCAGGTACTCAAGCGCAACTTCCGCATTGTCAAAGCCTCGGGAAGCACCGGCGCGCCGTTGTCTACCTACCATATCTCCGGGCCGCTCTGTAGCCCCGATGACTTGCTGGGGCGCGACGTTCAGCTCGAAACCTTGCAAGAGGGTGACCTGCTGGTCGTGACGGCTTCGGGCGCGTACGGGCCAACCGCGTCGCCCACGCTGTTTCACAGTCATGGCCATCCGGCCGAAGTGGTGGTCAGCCACAACCAGCTATTTCTTGCTCGGGCGCGGCAGACCGCCCTGGATATTCGCGACAGCCACACCGATGTATCCCTGCAAGCCATGTTGCGTCCGGCCCCTGACGCTGAACCGGCCGTTGACACGCAGTTGGCCACCCAGCGCCAACTCGGCGACATTTTGCGCGTGGTACTGAAATTGCCGGAACATACCGTCATCAACAGCGACTCCCACTTGCGTGACGACCTGGGCCTGGACTCGCTTACCTCCATGGAACTGCTGATCAGCCTGGAGGACGAAATCGACGGTTTCTTTGTCAATCCGGACACCATAGTCCCGGGGCACTTCAACACCGTCGCGACGTTGGCCGGTTATATCGATGCGCATCGACAGACGCGCTCAGCGTCGCGGTCTTCGGAGGTGGTCGAGGTGCAACATGAAAGCGCCTGA
- the ccoN gene encoding cytochrome-c oxidase, cbb3-type subunit I, translating to MNTHQQAQAYNYKVVRQFVVMTVFWGVVGMAMGVWIASQLVWPELNLELPWTSFGRLRPLHTSLVIFGFAGSAQFAASYYAVQRTCQVRLYSDKLAAFTFWGWQATIVIMLISLPLGLTTTKEYAEIEFTGAVWMAIVWVAYAVVFFATLMRRKAKHIYVGNWFFGAFIVVIAMLHVVNHLSIPVSWFKSYPVYSGATDAMVQWWYGHNAVGFFLTTGFLGMMYYFVPKQVGRPVYSYRLSIVHFWALITLYIWAGPHHLHYTALPDWAQSLGMAMSLILLAPSWGGMINGMMTLSGAWHKLRTDPILRFLVLSLAFYGMSTFEGPMMAIKTVNALSHYTDWTIGHVHAGALGWVAMITFGSLYHMIPKVFGREQMHSIGMINAHFWLATIGTVLYIASMWVNGIAQGLMWRATNEDGTLTYSFVEALVASHPGFLVRFIGGVLFLTGMLLMAYNTWRTVRVADEKLALSNASMA from the coding sequence ATGAACACACATCAACAGGCCCAAGCCTATAACTACAAGGTGGTCCGGCAATTCGTCGTCATGACGGTGTTCTGGGGAGTCGTCGGCATGGCGATGGGCGTCTGGATCGCCTCGCAACTGGTGTGGCCGGAACTCAACCTCGAACTGCCCTGGACCAGCTTCGGCCGCTTACGCCCGCTGCACACCAGCCTGGTGATTTTCGGCTTTGCCGGCAGCGCGCAATTTGCCGCCAGCTACTACGCGGTACAACGCACCTGCCAGGTGCGGCTGTACAGCGACAAACTGGCAGCCTTCACATTCTGGGGTTGGCAGGCAACTATCGTGATTATGCTGATCAGCCTGCCACTGGGCCTGACCACCACCAAGGAATATGCAGAGATAGAGTTCACCGGGGCGGTGTGGATGGCCATCGTCTGGGTTGCCTATGCCGTGGTTTTCTTCGCCACGCTCATGCGGCGCAAGGCCAAGCACATCTATGTGGGCAATTGGTTTTTCGGTGCTTTCATCGTGGTCATTGCCATGTTGCACGTGGTCAATCACCTGTCGATTCCAGTCAGTTGGTTCAAGTCCTACCCGGTCTACTCCGGTGCCACTGACGCCATGGTCCAGTGGTGGTACGGGCATAACGCCGTCGGCTTTTTCCTCACCACTGGTTTCCTGGGCATGATGTATTACTTCGTCCCCAAACAGGTCGGGCGACCGGTGTATTCCTATCGCCTGTCGATCGTGCACTTCTGGGCGCTGATCACCCTGTACATCTGGGCAGGCCCTCACCACCTGCACTACACCGCCCTGCCCGACTGGGCCCAGTCGCTGGGCATGGCCATGTCGCTGATTCTCCTGGCACCGAGCTGGGGCGGCATGATCAATGGCATGATGACCCTCTCGGGCGCCTGGCATAAGCTGCGCACCGATCCAATCCTGCGTTTTCTGGTGTTGTCCCTGGCGTTCTACGGCATGTCGACCTTTGAAGGCCCGATGATGGCGATCAAGACCGTCAACGCCCTGTCCCACTACACCGACTGGACTATCGGCCACGTACATGCCGGGGCCTTGGGCTGGGTGGCGATGATTACCTTCGGCTCGCTCTATCACATGATCCCGAAAGTCTTCGGTCGCGAGCAGATGCACAGCATCGGCATGATCAACGCGCATTTCTGGCTCGCGACCATCGGCACCGTGCTGTACATCGCATCGATGTGGGTCAACGGCATCGCCCAAGGCCTGATGTGGCGTGCCACCAACGAAGACGGCACGCTCACCTATTCCTTCGTCGAAGCCTTGGTTGCCAGTCACCCGGGCTTCCTGGTGCGCTTCATTGGCGGCGTGCTGTTCCTCACCGGCATGTTGCTGATGGCCTACAACACCTGGCGCACAGTGCGAGTGGCGGATGAAAAGCTGGCCCTGTCCAACGCCAGCATGGCCTGA
- a CDS encoding cbb3-type cytochrome c oxidase subunit 3, which yields MDQWLYALYCLTGVLFFYWVTSACLRGHSPEIDDQVSLIPFADDPAAALRVEKAIGKPVPAVTPDAALKA from the coding sequence ATGGATCAGTGGCTGTATGCGCTTTACTGCCTGACCGGGGTGCTGTTCTTCTACTGGGTTACCAGTGCCTGCCTGCGCGGGCACAGCCCGGAGATAGACGACCAGGTCAGCTTGATACCCTTTGCCGATGACCCGGCAGCGGCGCTACGCGTCGAAAAGGCAATTGGCAAGCCGGTGCCGGCGGTGACCCCGGATGCTGCGTTGAAAGCTTGA